One window of Trifolium pratense cultivar HEN17-A07 linkage group LG5, ARS_RC_1.1, whole genome shotgun sequence genomic DNA carries:
- the LOC123886400 gene encoding F-box/kelch-repeat protein At3g23880-like encodes MALGSNFYGVVSFGPLTEEIIATVKRLQLTTSNGTLTYVPPLPTLPFDLIVEILCRLPVKLLVQLRCLCKSFYSLISDPKFARKHLCLSIKRRRYILSSINDSNKLLFFDSPIPSTSSFTLTQLNHPFTSENNGYPKPLSLSSCDGILCFVFDDNSTILWNPSIRKFKLLPPLKNPMKSVICSSSFGYDHFNENYKVIAITFSKGKGNEVNVHALGTDSWRTIEDYPCPHPIYRPGVLVSGAVNWMVYDASSSSSVIVSLDLEKESYQKFSHPYLENDYYSNLGLVEGCLCIFAHWKMLFDVWIMNEYGNKESWTRLYSCVPFTVDRGLHLRPNALYISKDNQLLMDFYEFNSNKSMFVDYDLKNGTLKSFEIQNIDRWVDPEVYIESLISPCY; translated from the coding sequence ATGGCGTTAGGTAGCAACTTCTACGGCGTCGTTTCTTTTGGACCACTGACAGAGGAAATAATCGCCACCGTTAAGAGGCTGCAATTGACTACTTCCAACGGAACCCTAACATATGTGCCACCACTGCCTACTCTTCCATTTGATCTCATAGTAGAAATTTTGTGCAGGCTTCCGGTAAAGCTCCTCGTTCAACTTCGATGCCTCTGCAAATCCTTTTATTCACTTATCTCTGATCCCAAATTTGCAAGGAAGCATCTTTGCTTGTCAATCAAGCGTCGCCGCTACATACTAAGCTCCATAAATGACTCAAATAAGTTACTTTTCTTTGATTCTCCAATTCCCTCGACTTCTAGCTTTACACTGACACAACTTAACCACCCTTTTACTAGCGAAAATAATGGATACCCTAAACCTTTGAGTTTGTCTTCTTGTGATGGCATCCTTTGTTTTGTCTTTGATGATAATTCTACTATTTTGTGGAACCCTTCCATTAGAAAATTCAAGTTATTGCCTCCTTTAAAAAATCCAATGAAAAGTGTTATTTGTTCCTCGAGCTTTGGGTATGATCATTTCAATGAAAATTATAAGGTTATTGCTATTACTTTCTCTAAGGGCAAAGGTAATGAAGTTAATGTTCATGCTTTGGGTACGGATTCTTGGAGGACGATCGAAGACTACCCATGTCCTCATCCCATATATAGACCGGGAGTATTGGTGAGTGGCGCCGTTAATTGGATGGTATATGATGCTTCAAGTAGTTCAAGTGTCATTGTTTCTCTTGATTTGGAGAAGGAGTCATATCAAAAGTTTTCCCATCCTTATTTGGAGAATGATTATTACTCGAACTTGGGGTTGGTGGAGGGTTGCTTGTGCATCTTTGCACATTGGAAGATGCTTTTTGATGTTTGGATTATGAACGAATATGGAAATAAAGAGTCCTGGACTAGATTGTATAGTTGTGTTCCTTTCACGGTAGATCGGGGTTTGCATCTCCGTCCCAACGCTTTATATATTTCTAAGGATAACCAACTCCTAATGGATTTTTATGAGTTCAATAGTAACAAATCGATGTTTGTTGattatgatttaaaaaatgGTACTTTGAAGAGTTTTGAGATTCAAAACATCGATCGTTGGGTAGATCCAGAAGTTTACATTGAGAGTTTGATATCACCTTGTTATTAA
- the LOC123883490 gene encoding protein IQ-DOMAIN 17-like has translation MGKKGSSSWLTAVKRAFRSPTKDSDKRSARRREDCDQEEDEEKKREKRRWIFRKPVNHETVNNTQQSTPTKLKNDVGTVTNVVSRTDQDEKHALAVAMATAEAARATAQAAVEVARLTKPSNHAREHYAAVVIQTSFRGYLARRALRALKGLVKLQALVRGHNVRKQAKMTLRCMQALVRVQARVLDQRIRSTSNEGSRKSAFSDTASVWDSRYLQDISDRKSISREGSSVADDWDDRPHTVEEVKAMLQQRKEAAMKREKSLSQAFSQQIWRNGRTSSIGNEDELEERPKWLDRWMATKPWENRGRASTDQRDSIKTVEVDTSQPYSYLGSNYRRSHPNYQYNPHHQPQRHSIASPLHRAHQNGSIHNQSITTPSPAKSRPIQVRSSSPRCVREDRSYHHTSQTPSLRSNYQYNGNLYQNSRVGTSSNGSNGAASTTSTLPNYMQATESAKARIRSQSAPRQRPMTPERDRSGSVKKRLSFPAPDPYNVGGAAGYGNYGHSLRSPSFKSVNVTSHYGLEQNSNYSSCYTESIGGEVSPSSTGDLRRWMR, from the exons ATGGGGAAGAAAGGAAGTAGTTCATGGTTAACTGCTGTCAAAAGGGCATTCAGATCTCCAACAAAAGATAGTGACAAAAGAAGTGCTAGAAGAAGAGAAGATTGTGatcaagaagaagatgaagaaaag aagagagaaaaaagaagatGGATTTTTAGAAAACCAGTGAATCATGAAACAGTGAATAATACTCAACAAAGTACACCAACAAAGTTGAAGAATGATGTTGGTACTGTTACAAATGTTGTTTCAAGGACAGATCAAGATGAAAAACATGCTCTTGCTGTTGCTATGGCTACAGCTGAGGCAGCAAGAGCTACTGCTCAAGCTGCTGTTGAGGTTGCAAGATTGACTAAGCCTTCAAATCATGCTAGGGAGCATTATGCTGCTGTTGTGATTCAAACTTCTTTTAGAGGTTATTTG GCAAGAAGAGCGCTTCGTGCACTTAAAGGGTTGGTGAAGTTACAAGCTTTAGTGAGAGGTCACAATGTTAGGAAACAAGCAAAGATGACTCTTAGATGCATGCAAGCTCTTGTTAGAGTACAAGCAAGAGTTCTTGACCAAAGGATAAGGTCTACTTCAAATGAAGGAAGTAGAAAATCAGCCTTTAGTGACACGGCAAGTGTTTGGGATTCGCGGTATCTTCAAGACATTTCAGATAGGAAATCAATA TCAAGAGAAGGAAGTAGTGTTGCAGATGATTGGGACGATCGTCCACACACTGTTGAAGAAGTTAAGGCCATGTTGCAACAGAGGAAGGAAGCAGCTATGAAGAGGGAAAAGTCCTTGTCCCAAGCTTTTTCACAACAG ATTTGGAGAAATGGTAGGACATCATCAATTGGAAATGAAGATGAACTTGAAGAGAGACCAAAATGGCTAGATAGATGGATGGCTACAAAACCATGGGAGAATAGAGGAAGAGCTTCAACTGATCAAAGAGACTCTATCAAGACTGTGGAAGTCGACACATCTCAACCTTATTCATATCTCGGATCAAATTACAGAAGATCACATCCAAATTATCAATATAATCCACACCACCAACCACAAAGACATTCGATTGCTTCACCACTCCATAGGGCACACCAAAATGGATCCATTCACAACCAATCCATAACTACACCATCTCCGGCGAAATCAAGACCTATCCAAGTCCGGTCATCGAGCCCTCGTTGTGTTCGAGAAGATAGAAGCTACCACCACACTTCTCAAACACCTAGCTTAAGGTCTAATTATCAGTACAATGGCAATTTGTACCAAAATAGTAGGGTAGGAACAAGTAGTAATGGTAGTAACGGCGCTGCTTCTACTACATCTACATTGCCTAATTACATGCAAGCAACCGAGTCTGCGAAGGCTCGAATCCGGTCACAGAGTGCGCCGAGACAAAGGCCAATGACACCGGAGAGAGATAGATCGGGATCAGTAAAGAAAAGGCTTTCTTTTCCTGCTCCTGATCCTTATAATGTAGGAGGAGCCGCAGGTTATGGAAATTATGGACATAGTTTAAGAAGTCCTAGTTTCAAAAGTGTGAATGTAACGTCACATTACGGGTTGGAGCAAAATTCAAATTACTCTTCTTGTTATACCGAGAGTATCGGTGGCGAGGTTTCGCCTTCTTCAACCGGCGACCTTAGAAGGTGGATGAGATGA
- the LOC123883491 gene encoding RNA-binding protein 38: MSQQRQFHMMSGNNQDQYNDTTFTKLFVGGLAWETQRDTMRNYFEQFGEILEAVVITDKYTGRSKGYGFVTFKDPEAAIRACQNPSPVIDGRRANCNIASLGANKNRSLPLQHHGRFRPPHGVVASTPYHGSSSTIFHQPTRQYNLPYSAYGYSGYSQDTLYPQNYYNVYGVQQYSPYYPSIGAAAGAMGLIQNVYPYYGQYAQNIHGQGFGVQYPQMTQIPVLPQHYGSQGILSFPSSVAMPTISAATITATATTTTATAMAVTGVGSSQVTGTASEQQHSKS; encoded by the exons atgtCTCAACAAAGACAATTTCATATGATGAGTGGTAACAATCAAGACCAATATAATGATACAACATTTACCAAACTTTTTGTTGGAGGGTTAGCTTGGGAGACTCAAAGGGATACAATGAGAAATTATTTTGAACAATTTGGAGAGATCTTAGAAGCTGTTGTGATCACTGATAAGTATACTGGAAGATCCAAAGGTTATGGTTTT gtCACATTTAAGGATCCAGAGGCAGCTATAAGAGCATGTCAGAATCCATCTCCAGTTATTGATGGTAGGAGGGCAAATTGCAATATTGCTTCTCTTGGTGCAAACAAGAATCGATCATTACCACTTCAACATCATG GAAGGTTTAGGCCTCCACATGGAGTGGTAGCATCAACTCCTTATCATGGTTCTTCATCTACAATTTTCCATCAACCAACTAGGCAGTACAATTTACCTTATTCAGCTTATGG ATATTCTGGATATTCACAAGACACCTTGTATCCTCAA AACTATTACAATGTCTATGGAGTTCAACAATATTCACCTTACTATCCATCTATTGGAGCTGCTGCTGGGGCTATGGGGTTGATCCAAAATGTCTACCCTTACTATGGTCAATATGCACAAAATATTCATGGCCAAGGCTTTGGAGTTCAATACCCTCAAATGACTCAAATTCCAGTTTTACCTCAGCATTATGGTTCACAAGGAATATTGTCATTTCCTTCTTCAGTTGCAATGCCAACCATTAGTGCAG CGACGATAACTGCTACCGCAACTACTACAACAGCAACAGCTATGGCAGTTACAGGGGTTGGTAGTTCACAAGTCACTGGAACAGCTTCTGAACAACAACATTCTAAATCTTGA